The region GGCGCGATCGCCCGTGCGATGAGCGGCCACGCGCCGGCAACCGCGCTTGGCCGAGTCCGTGCGACACAGGGCCGCGAATCCCGACGCACACGGCCCCCAAGAAAAAACGCCGGCGCATCGCCGGCGTTTTGCATCGATCGCGAGGCGCAAACGCGCCGCGCCGACGTGTGTCACTTCATCTGCACCGAGCCGTTCACATTGACGGTCACGGTCGTCTTGCCGCCTTCGACGGCGATCGGCGCGCTCATCTTCGCACTGTCCATCGCGGGCGCGGCCATCGCGAACATCCGCGGGTACGGCTGCACGTTGCGGCCGCTGCCGACGTTCACCTCGCGGATCGAGTAGTTGCTGTAGCCGAACGCACGCGTCGCTTCCTCGGCGCGCGCGCGGAACGCCTTGATCGCCTCCGACGTGAGTTTCTGCTCGGCGGCGCGCTGCGCCTCGGGCGACAGCGAGAACGACACGTTGCCCACCTGCATCATCGGGCTCAACTGGCCGGCGAGCTTCGATGCGGCCGCGAAGTCGTGCGACTCGAGCACGACCTCGGTGCGGCCGCGCCACGCGGAGATCTTGCCGTCGCGATCGACGCTCGGCGACACCGAGAATTCGCCCGTGCGGGCCGTGACGCCCGTGACCCCGCGCGCCTGCGCGAGCGCCGTATCCGCGCGCTTGTTCAGCTCCGCGGTCAGCGTGCCCGGGTCCTTCGCCTGTTGTTCGTAGAACAGCGTGATATCGACGACGTCCTGCGGGACGTCGGTGCTCGCCTGCGCGGACAGCGACAGCACGCCCGCGGGCGGCTGCATCTGCCCCATGCTTTGCGCGCGCGCGGCGGACGGGGCGAGCGCGAGCGCGATCGGCAGCGCCGCCGCGAGCGTGACGGCAACGGCAAGAGCGGATTTTTTCGTCATTGTTGACTCCTTGAGCGTAAGCGCGCACGCGCTTGAGGGCGTGCGGCGCGCGGACGGACGCCGCGCTTTCCTCGAAACGCCCGGCGAACGCGGCACGGCATTCGTCGAGCGCCCGTTAGGCCGCCGAAAGCGGGCGGAGGTTCCGGCCGACGCGGCTTGCCGCGCCGGCTCTGACAATGTTTGACGTGGCGGGCTGCGTCACTTCATCAGGCGCTGCGTGATGAAGCGCCACTCGTTTGGCGTGACGGGCGTGATCGACAGCCGGTTGCCCTTCGCGAGCACGCGCATGTTCGCGAGCGCCTCGTGCTCGCGCAGCGCGGCGAGGGGAACGAGCGGCGATTTCCTGACGAAGCGCACGTCGACGAGCACCCAGCGCGGCGCTTCCCGCGTCGACTTCGGATCGTGGTACGGACTGCGCGAATCGAACTGCGTGGGGTCGGGGTAGGGCGTCGACGAGACTCGCGCGAGCCCGGCGATACCGGGTTCGGGGCAGCTCGAATGGTAGAACAGCACGCCGTCGCCGATCTGCATCGTGTCGCGCATGAAGTTGCGCGCCTGATAGTTGCGCACGCCGGTCCACGGCAAGGTCTGGTCGGGGGCGGCGGCGAGGTCGTCGATGCTTGCCTCGTCCGGTTCGGATTTCATCAGCCAGTAGCGCATGGATCGGAATGACTCGACGCAATGAAAAGGCTGCACAAAAGGAAACGGCATCGGGACTTGCCCGATGCCGTCGAATAGGCCCCCGCCTTAGCCGCTAGGCCGGCATCCTGAACCTGAGGTTCAGAATTGGTCGCAGTTAGCAGCACTTCGGGTACATCAGACAGAGTGACGCGCGCGCCCGTGCTACAAATTTCCGCAACCGTGCACATGGCATTGGTTCAAGGAATATATGACCTTGGCGAACCAGGCAGGGAAGCTGACTTAACTGTTCGAATCACGTTTGGATTCAGCGGCTTGAACGCGATAGATCAAGCGTTGGCCGAACCCGGTGAAACTTGTTTACTGCACCTCGTGCTGTGCGAGCACCGCACCGAGTTGTTCATTCATTTGGCGCATTGTACGCCGGATTTCTTCCGCAGGGAACGCCTCGCCGTGACGCACGCTCTGTTGCAGCCTGAGCAACTCCGACGCGAGCGACAGCGCGGCCATCACCGCGATGCGATCGGTGCCGCGCACCGAGCTGTTCGCGCGGATCTTCGACATTTCCGCGTCGACGCGCGCGACCGCTTCGAGCAGCGCCGCCTCGGTCTCGGCCGAGCAGGCGAGACGGTACGTCTGCCCGAGAATCGACACTTCGATCTGCTTCGTGCTCATGCGTGTTCTCCGTGGCCCGTCGCGCCCTCGCCTTCATCGTTCGCCTGCGGCGCGAGCAGGTCGAGCTGGTTTTCCGCATCCGGCACGTTTTTTGTGCGCGGCAGTTTCTCGAGGATCGCGTTGAGCTTCACTTGCGCGTCGTCGATCTTCGCCGACAGCGTGTCGCGCTCGGCGGCGAGTGCGTTGCGCTCGTCGCGCAGTTGCTCGAGTTCCGCGTGCAGCGTCTGCGCTTCATTGCGCAATTGCGCGACCTGCTCCTCGAGCGCGAGCCGTTCCGTTTGATGGCGTTGATTCAGCGCGATCAGGCGGCCGATGTTTTGAGATAGGGTTTCGAGTTCGTTGAGCATGTGCTGCGTCCTCTAAAGACCCAGCATTTTAGCGCGGAATAGGCGAGTTTCCGATATCTGTAACGTTTCTAGACGTAACACCCCCGCTTCTCGCCGCGAAATATCCTCGTCGTTCGTTGATGTCGATCGCGTGGCCGAGAAGCGGCGCGACGTTTCGTGCGCCGCCGCCGCGCGGCGCCTTGACGCTGCGGCGCGCGCGCTCCTAAACTGGCGCCGCCTCGGTGCTCGCGCGCTTCGCGCGCGGTTAAACGGGAAGCAGGGCGCGACGTCCGCCAGGGCCGAGCCAACCTGCGCTGCCCCCGCAACGGTAAGCGATCGCATCGGAGCCGATCCGATGCCAGCCGCACTCTCGATGCGCCGGCACGGCCGCGATGGCCGTGCCGCCGGCGCGGTGCCACTGCGCTTCGCGCGCGGGAAGGCGAGGCGGTGACGTCGCGAGCCCGGATACCGGCCGAGGCGGGGAGGCGGACGTGTTCGTCTCCGTGATGCGGCGCCTGCGGGGAAGCGGGCGACGCAGTGGCTCAACAGGATCTTCGTTCATGCGAACCCCCTTCGTCCGCGCAGCGCTCGCCGCTCTGTCCGGACTGCCGTGCATCGCGCTCGCGCAAGGCGACGCGTCGGCTTCGTCCGCTTCATTCGCGTCATCCGTCTCTTACGCGCCGGCCGCCGCTTCGCCGGCCGATGCGGATTCCGCGCTTTCAACGGCTCCTGCAGCCGCGGCGGCATCGCCGGCGTCCGGGGCGGCGCGGGGGGCCGAGGCAGTCTCCGCAGACGCGGCATCCGCCGTCGCCTCCGGGGCGCCGTCGGCATCGCCGGCGCGCGCGGCGTCCGCCGCGCAGCTCGCGCCGATCGTCGTCACCGCGCGGCGCGGGCCGCAGAGGCTCGCCGACGCGATTCCACAGACGACGCTCTTCGATGCGCGCGACATCGCCGACAGCGGCGCGACCGATCTGCCCGGCCTGCTCGCGCTCGCGCCCGGCGCGCAGATCGTGCGCAACGGCGGGCCGGGCGCGAGCGCGAGCCCTTTCCTGCGCGGCGCGCAGCCGACGCAATCGCTCGTGCTGATCGACGGCGTGCGCGTCGATTCGGCGAGCCTCGGGCAATCGCAGATCGCCCAGTTGCCGCTCGATCAGATCGAGCGCGTCGAAGTGGTGAACGGCAACGTGTCGTCGCTGTACGGCTCGGGCGCGATCGGCGGCGTCGTGCAGGTGTTCACGAAGAACGGCGGCAATCACCCGCCGCGCTTCGATTTTTCCGCGGGCTACGGCAGCTATCACACGCAAACGCAAAGCGCGGGCGCATCGGGCCGGCTCGATCCGGACGGCAGGACGACGTTCAGCGTGTCGCTCGCGCGGCTGAAGACCGACGGCTTCTCGGCGCTCGATCCCGCGCGCAAGCCGCAGGCGAATCCGAACGCGAACGGCTATCTGAACGAGAGCGCATCCGCGTCGCTGCGGCACACGTTCAGCGACAAGTGGAACGCGGGCGTCACGTACTTCCAGGCGAACGGCCGGAACAGCTATGACGACGCGTACGGCTCGCCGGCCGATCTGAATGATCTGTACAGCCGCGTTCAGCAACTGTCCGCGTTCGCGAACGGCGCGCTCGCCGACGGGTGGACGACGCGCGTGAGCGTGTCGAGCG is a window of Burkholderia mallei ATCC 23344 DNA encoding:
- a CDS encoding TonB-dependent receptor plug domain-containing protein, with translation MRTPFVRAALAALSGLPCIALAQGDASASSASFASSVSYAPAAASPADADSALSTAPAAAAASPASGAARGAEAVSADAASAVASGAPSASPARAASAAQLAPIVVTARRGPQRLADAIPQTTLFDARDIADSGATDLPGLLALAPGAQIVRNGGPGASASPFLRGAQPTQSLVLIDGVRVDSASLGQSQIAQLPLDQIERVEVVNGNVSSLYGSGAIGGVVQVFTKNGGNHPPRFDFSAGYGSYHTQTQSAGASGRLDPDGRTTFSVSLARLKTDGFSALDPARKPQANPNANGYLNESASASLRHTFSDKWNAGVTYFQANGRNSYDDAYGSPADLNDLYSRVQQLSAFANGALADGWTTRVSVSSGKDRNQSALNGAYTDHFNTDNRQYTWQNDFAIARGHKIQAGYERLDQSFESNKYSAPERHVNSGWLGYTGRIGDSRFQANVRRDQYSDFGGANSYYLGYGFDVTEHWTVSASYSSAFRAPSFNDLYYPNSGNLSIRPERSHSVEAAVQYASDDVGVVRVTAFQTRYTNLIDYRPGASGPYYVAQNVGRAKVQGVEGSWQGHVGGTDVRIAATLQNPVNETAGRDLNRRARRFASISANRSFGGWRVGGEWLASGARDDFGDRLGGYGIVNLSARYDITKSWYVSARIDNLFDKDYELAYAYNTPRRGAYVTLGWQQR
- a CDS encoding cell division protein ZapA, yielding MSTKQIEVSILGQTYRLACSAETEAALLEAVARVDAEMSKIRANSSVRGTDRIAVMAALSLASELLRLQQSVRHGEAFPAEEIRRTMRQMNEQLGAVLAQHEVQ
- a CDS encoding EVE domain-containing protein, producing the protein MRYWLMKSEPDEASIDDLAAAPDQTLPWTGVRNYQARNFMRDTMQIGDGVLFYHSSCPEPGIAGLARVSSTPYPDPTQFDSRSPYHDPKSTREAPRWVLVDVRFVRKSPLVPLAALREHEALANMRVLAKGNRLSITPVTPNEWRFITQRLMK
- a CDS encoding SIMPL domain-containing protein (The SIMPL domain is named for its presence in mouse protein SIMPL (signalling molecule that associates with mouse pelle-like kinase). Bacterial member BP26, from Brucella, was shown to assemble into a channel-like structure, while YggE from E. coli has been associated with resistance to oxidative stress.), with product MTKKSALAVAVTLAAALPIALALAPSAARAQSMGQMQPPAGVLSLSAQASTDVPQDVVDITLFYEQQAKDPGTLTAELNKRADTALAQARGVTGVTARTGEFSVSPSVDRDGKISAWRGRTEVVLESHDFAAASKLAGQLSPMMQVGNVSFSLSPEAQRAAEQKLTSEAIKAFRARAEEATRAFGYSNYSIREVNVGSGRNVQPYPRMFAMAAPAMDSAKMSAPIAVEGGKTTVTVNVNGSVQMK